From one Nitrosococcus halophilus Nc 4 genomic stretch:
- the ndk gene encoding nucleoside-diphosphate kinase: MAIERTLSIIKPDAVAKNVIGEIYTRFEKGGLRIVAARMLHLSKEQAQGFYAVHKERPFYNDLVEFMTSGPVIVQVLEGEDAIAKNRELMGATNPKEAAPGTIRADFAESIDANAVHGSDGPETAEQEINFFFKPEEICPRIN, encoded by the coding sequence ATGGCGATTGAACGCACCCTCTCTATCATTAAGCCGGATGCCGTTGCTAAGAATGTCATCGGGGAGATTTACACCCGCTTTGAGAAAGGGGGACTACGAATTGTGGCGGCCCGAATGCTCCACCTGTCCAAGGAACAAGCTCAAGGGTTTTATGCTGTTCATAAAGAACGGCCTTTTTATAACGATTTGGTTGAATTTATGACCTCGGGGCCGGTCATAGTGCAGGTTTTGGAAGGAGAGGATGCCATTGCCAAGAACCGCGAGCTAATGGGAGCGACCAACCCGAAGGAAGCGGCTCCGGGGACCATCCGCGCCGATTTTGCGGAAAGCATTGATGCTAATGCGGTCCATGGTTCTGATGGGCCAGAGACGGCAGAGCAGGAAATCAATTTTTTCTTTAAGCCAGAAGAAATTTGTCCACGGATTAACTAA